The Acinetobacter calcoaceticus sequence AATTTATTGAGTTGTTTGAGTGCCATTAAATCAAGAGCGTATGGAATAGCAGTCGCTAAAATAGCAATAAGTAACGCTTTACCCCAGTACTGCGTTTCAAGTAATGCAGGAGCATTATGCCAAATGCCAATGGGTAGTAAGGTCAGGGCAGATAATCCAATTCCGATGGTTAAAGCATGCATGCCTATATTTTGGGTCACAACTTTCTGACCAAAATAAATATAGAAGGCCCAGCAAAATCCAGCACCTAGCGCACATGCAGCGCCTACATAGGAAAAGTGGTGTTGTGTTGGGTCTTGCCAAGGTACCATCAGTGCAATACCTAACATCGCAAATGCGACCCAAATGTAGTCACTCTTTTGTTTAATAGAAAGTAGAGCAAGACCTAATGGGCCAATAAACTCTAAGCCCACTGCAATCCCTTGAGGTAACTTTCCAAGCGACGTATAAAATAAAATATTCATGAGACCTAAAGATGCGCAATACATCAATAAATCACGCCATTTTAAATAGGGTAAGCGCGACCAGATTTTCCACGAACGGAACATGATAGCGACAATAACCGTTGCAAAGCTCAGCCTTAAAACTGTAACGGTGAGAGGGTCTAATATTGCAATGAGCTGCTTAGCAAATGAAGCACTAATTTGATATGAGACCATCGACAGAATCATATAGAGCACAGCAATAATGGGAAGATTCTGCATGGAAAATACCCGAGGGCCTCATCTAATATTATTTAAAATAACAATGTTCAATTATAGCGAATGCCATGTTCCAACTTGCAGTTTTAGTCGATTTAACTGACTGTTTTTTCACGTTCCTGACGTGCTTTTTGGGTGGTTATAGTGCAACCGACGGAAGCTGCAATAATTGTTGCGAGTGCTAGCCATTGATTCCATAATAAATATTCACCTAAAAAGATAAAACCAGAAAGTGCAGCAACTGCGGGTTCCAAGCTCATCAATGTTCCGAAACTTAAAGGTGTTAAATTACGTAGGGCTAGCATTTCTAAAGAGAATGGTAATGCGCTGGCTAAAATTGCTAAGCCAATAAAATAAAAAAGATAGGGGAGCTCTATCACTTGGCTTATTGACCCTGAAAAAAAAGTAATCGGTAGCAATACACATGCGCCTACAGTCATTCCTAAACACACAGTGTGATTACCTGATATACCTGAAGGCTTTTGACCCGCAATAATATAAAGTGCCCAACACGCGCCCGCACTGACTGCAAATAATACCCCGATCCAATCCAGACTATGAGCCTGATTAAAAGGGAAAAGTAAAACGAGGCCAACAATCGCTA is a genomic window containing:
- a CDS encoding EamA family transporter, with the protein product MQNLPIIAVLYMILSMVSYQISASFAKQLIAILDPLTVTVLRLSFATVIVAIMFRSWKIWSRLPYLKWRDLLMYCASLGLMNILFYTSLGKLPQGIAVGLEFIGPLGLALLSIKQKSDYIWVAFAMLGIALMVPWQDPTQHHFSYVGAACALGAGFCWAFYIYFGQKVVTQNIGMHALTIGIGLSALTLLPIGIWHNAPALLETQYWGKALLIAILATAIPYALDLMALKQLNKLTYGTLTSLAPALAALTGFLLLHEEISMLQWVALACVMLASIGVTLRSTKKVA
- a CDS encoding EamA family transporter yields the protein MSSSNQKSQLHALGFLILAMLSVQSSASLAKILFQNFPVLTVSAMRLCLGAIILAFIFKIWRINYSQVRWKAILAYGFALAGMNALFYLSIERLPIGIAVAFEFIGPLSVALYHARQKYDFVWVSLAIVGLVLLFPFNQAHSLDWIGVLFAVSAGACWALYIIAGQKPSGISGNHTVCLGMTVGACVLLPITFFSGSISQVIELPYLFYFIGLAILASALPFSLEMLALRNLTPLSFGTLMSLEPAVAALSGFIFLGEYLLWNQWLALATIIAASVGCTITTQKARQEREKTVS